The Micromonospora siamensis genome contains the following window.
GTGTCCGCGGCGGCGAGCTGCGAGTGGAGGTGGTCGATCGTGCGGGGCCCGATGATGGCGCTGGTCACGCCCGGGTGGGCGGTGACGAAGCCGAGCGCGAGCTGGATCATGCTGAGGCCGGCCTCGTCGGCAACGGTGGCGAGCTGCTCGACGGCGTCGAGCTTGGCGCGGTTGGCGGGGATGCTGATGTCGTAGCGCTGCTGCATGAAGCCCGCGCGGTTCGTGCTGATTGCGTGGCCGGCGCGGATCGCGCCGGACAGCCAGCCGGACGCCAGCGGGCTCCAGGCGAGCACGCCCATGCCGTACTCCTGCGTCGCGGGCAGCACGTGGGTCTCGATGCCGCGCTGCAGGATCGAGTAGTTCGGCTGCTCGGTCACGTAACGGCTCAGCCGTCCCTCGCGGGCGGCCCACTGCGCCTGCACGATGCGGTAGGCCGGGAAGGTCGAGGAGCCGAAGTAGCGGATCTTTCCCGCGCGCTGCAGGTCCGTCAGCGCCGACAGCGTCTCGTCGTCGCTGGTGGTCGGATCCCACCGGTGCATCTGGTAGAGGTCGATGTGGTCGACGCCGAGGCGGCGCAGGCTGTTCTCCAGGGCGGTGACCAGCCAGCGGCGCGA
Protein-coding sequences here:
- a CDS encoding aldo/keto reductase, translated to MQYRTLGRTGVQVSTLVLGAMNFGKIGNTTQEDATAIVDGALEAGINLIDTADAYSGGQSEEMVGKAIAGRRDAVVLATKATLPMGDERNQRGGSRRWLVTALENSLRRLGVDHIDLYQMHRWDPTTSDDETLSALTDLQRAGKIRYFGSSTFPAYRIVQAQWAAREGRLSRYVTEQPNYSILQRGIETHVLPATQEYGMGVLAWSPLASGWLSGAIRAGHAISTNRAGFMQQRYDISIPANRAKLDAVEQLATVADEAGLSMIQLALGFVTAHPGVTSAIIGPRTIDHLHSQLAAADTVLSTDVLNAIDAIVAPGVDLAAHEKNDTPPALLEPALRRR